A genome region from Candidatus Binatia bacterium includes the following:
- a CDS encoding nucleotidyltransferase domain-containing protein, whose translation MGVAPHHVADTPAIVRELARRLREYVRGAAFDVILYGSYARGTPDAESDIDILIRYDGDDADSAVEDAALRIACDLMFRLS comes from the coding sequence ATGGGCGTTGCGCCACACCACGTCGCCGACACGCCGGCGATCGTACGCGAACTAGCCCGGCGCTTGCGCGAGTACGTGCGCGGCGCGGCCTTCGATGTCATCCTCTACGGCTCCTACGCGCGAGGAACCCCCGATGCCGAATCCGACATCGATATCCTCATTCGCTACGACGGTGACGACGCGGACTCCGCGGTCGAGGACGCGGCGTTGCGCATTGCCTGCGACCTGATGTTTCGCCTCAGCTGA
- a CDS encoding ATP-binding protein: MRYVNRELEAHLGRAIRKFPAVVLTGPRRAGKTWVLRHLFPRASYLLLEDPDLVARVRADPHGLLDAVRPPVILDEVQNVPEVFALVRARIDRQPRRTGQWILTGSQEAPLMHGVTESMAGRAAVLQLLPFSTRETPKVSLLRGGYPEVVARPAGARLWFSSYLQTYLERDVRAVTAVKDLATFRRFLALLASRHGQVLNKTDLGAPLGVSVPTITQWLGVLETTAQILIVPPFYENLGKRLIKSPKVYLADSGLACHLLGIESAAELARSPFRGVLFEGFIAAEIVKAQTHAGGRREIYHFRDEQGLEVDFLVPGRGGAVRLIECKAGHTVTPSDAAPMQRLAAALRKQRPKTPVELHLVHLPPQQPTPIRTAAPGVSARPWQEFVRLL, encoded by the coding sequence ATGAGATACGTCAACCGCGAGTTGGAGGCGCACCTCGGCCGGGCCATCCGGAAATTCCCGGCGGTCGTCCTGACCGGGCCGCGCCGCGCCGGGAAGACGTGGGTGCTCCGGCATCTGTTCCCGCGGGCCAGCTATCTGTTGCTGGAGGACCCGGACCTGGTCGCCCGCGTGCGTGCCGACCCGCACGGGTTGCTCGACGCCGTCCGGCCGCCGGTCATCCTGGACGAGGTGCAGAATGTCCCGGAGGTGTTTGCGTTGGTGCGCGCACGCATCGACCGCCAGCCGCGGCGGACGGGCCAGTGGATCCTCACCGGCTCGCAAGAGGCGCCGCTGATGCACGGCGTCACCGAATCCATGGCCGGGCGCGCGGCCGTATTACAGTTGCTGCCGTTCTCGACCCGTGAAACGCCGAAGGTGTCGCTCCTCCGGGGCGGCTACCCCGAGGTGGTGGCGCGGCCCGCCGGGGCGCGGCTGTGGTTCAGCTCCTATCTACAGACGTACCTGGAGCGCGACGTGCGGGCGGTCACCGCGGTCAAAGATCTCGCGACCTTTCGCCGTTTCTTGGCATTGCTGGCAAGCCGGCACGGGCAGGTGCTCAACAAGACCGATCTCGGCGCCCCGTTGGGCGTGAGTGTGCCGACGATCACGCAGTGGCTCGGCGTTTTGGAAACGACGGCGCAGATCCTGATCGTGCCGCCGTTCTACGAGAACCTCGGCAAGCGACTGATCAAGTCGCCCAAGGTGTATCTCGCCGACTCCGGGCTTGCCTGTCACTTACTCGGCATCGAGTCGGCCGCCGAGCTGGCGCGGTCGCCGTTCCGTGGTGTGTTGTTCGAGGGCTTCATCGCGGCGGAAATTGTGAAAGCGCAGACCCACGCCGGCGGCCGGCGGGAGATCTACCATTTTCGCGACGAGCAGGGGTTGGAGGTCGATTTCCTCGTGCCGGGTCGCGGCGGCGCGGTGCGCTTGATCGAGTGCAAGGCCGGACACACCGTCACCCCGTCGGATGCCGCGCCCATGCAACGGCTGGCCGCCGCACTGCGGAAGCAGCGCCCGAAGACGCCCGTCGAACTCCACCTGGTGCATCTACCCCCGCAGCAGCCCACCCCGATCCGCACGGCGGCGCCGGGCGTGTCGGCGCGGCCGTGGCAGGAATTCGTCCGGCTGCTCTGA
- a CDS encoding tRNA-dihydrouridine synthase: MHCEDRARRERYVVFSPIGGATAAVRWAVLVHKDPEFRRLSHIAQEELRRRCLSTYARPVATVRPMTVAPLRIGDLVIDPPVIAAPMAGFTDFIFRGIVRDFGGCGLLFTEMIAATEWVASDTVPWRLQGVAGEPRPLGVQIWGREPDQIEETARRVAALGVSVIDLNFGCPKRRIMRKHAAGATLLRDPATVGRLVAAALRGAGSIPVTAKMRLGTSTLRPAAPDVARSAVANGARAVTVHGRAADQHYGFPCRLDAIAEVVRAVDVPVIANGDIHDGPSALRALAETGAAGVMVARGALTRPWVFREIAAALRGEPTPPAPTVDDQRRLLLAHHEAMVRQQGDRFGTILMRKFAVRYLHGLPGSRPFREAITRTENASEFRTVIERMMPGSLAPR, translated from the coding sequence GTGCATTGCGAGGATCGGGCAAGAAGGGAGCGGTACGTCGTCTTCTCGCCGATCGGGGGCGCGACCGCCGCGGTGCGGTGGGCCGTGCTGGTGCACAAGGACCCTGAATTCCGGCGCCTGTCGCACATTGCCCAGGAAGAGCTGCGACGCCGATGTCTCTCGACATACGCGAGACCCGTCGCTACCGTCCGTCCCATGACCGTCGCGCCGCTTCGCATCGGGGATCTCGTCATCGACCCGCCGGTGATTGCGGCGCCGATGGCCGGGTTTACCGACTTCATCTTCCGCGGCATCGTGCGCGACTTCGGCGGTTGCGGTCTACTGTTTACCGAAATGATCGCCGCCACCGAGTGGGTGGCAAGCGACACCGTACCGTGGCGCCTGCAAGGCGTCGCCGGCGAACCCCGTCCGCTCGGCGTACAGATCTGGGGGCGCGAGCCGGACCAGATCGAGGAAACGGCGCGGCGCGTTGCCGCACTGGGCGTGTCGGTCATCGACCTCAACTTCGGCTGTCCGAAGCGCCGTATCATGCGCAAACACGCCGCCGGCGCCACGCTGCTGCGCGACCCCGCCACGGTCGGCCGGCTCGTCGCCGCGGCGCTCCGCGGAGCCGGCTCGATCCCGGTGACCGCCAAGATGCGCCTCGGCACATCGACGCTTCGGCCGGCAGCCCCCGATGTGGCCCGCAGCGCCGTCGCCAACGGCGCCCGCGCCGTTACCGTCCACGGCCGCGCTGCCGACCAGCACTACGGGTTTCCCTGCCGGCTCGACGCCATCGCCGAAGTCGTACGCGCCGTCGATGTACCGGTGATCGCCAACGGCGACATCCACGACGGTCCGTCGGCGTTGCGAGCCCTGGCCGAGACCGGAGCCGCCGGCGTGATGGTCGCGCGGGGAGCGCTGACCCGCCCGTGGGTCTTCCGCGAAATCGCCGCCGCGCTGCGCGGCGAGCCGACGCCTCCAGCTCCGACGGTCGACGACCAACGCCGCCTCCTGCTCGCCCATCACGAAGCGATGGTCCGCCAGCAGGGCGACCGGTTCGGTACGATTCTCATGCGTAAGTTCGCAGTTCGCTACCTCCACGGACTCCCCGGTTCGCGGCCGTTCCGCGAGGCGATCACCCGCACCGAGAACGCCTCCGAGTTCCGCACCGTCATCGAGCGCATGATGCCCGGCAGTCTCGCGCCGCGGTAA